A stretch of Coccidioides posadasii str. Silveira chromosome 2, complete sequence DNA encodes these proteins:
- a CDS encoding uncharacterized protein (EggNog:ENOG410PKR5~COG:B), whose amino-acid sequence MEAQVEPAEIPLNEFCIIKQTQGKGYGVFATRNIPQGTRILADPPMLKLPGAVMEHAKLTKADIEALAATISTKLKALSKEQQREFFSLANTQRAQFGVFLGIAATNAMLIDFETTEYGIFPKVSRFNHGCRPNSMRSYHPVLDQAVVHVVKDVSEGEEITVSYVEPGLAFYLRQEQLKEKFGFICGCNLCLMPENERRLSDMRLTTIMLLFNSIRDDSVILDQPLASLHNTHTAMLLQKEEGILEVLAATFYYDAVMITMAHGDHARTRVFAEMAKEAAIASYGVDHPITMGTQALADDPVGFGIQVKSTMWKHSVDEIPVELDDEAFNSWLWKLEE is encoded by the coding sequence ATGGAAGCCCAAGTGGAGCCAGCAGAGATTCCTCTCAACGAGTTTTGCATTATCAAGCAAACCCAGGGTAAGGGATATGGAGTTTTCGCCACTCGCAATATTCCCCAGGGAACACGTATCCTCGCGGACCCACCGATGTTGAAGCTACCCGGTGCTGTGATGGAGCACGCGAAATTGACAAAAGCTGATATCGAAGCGCTAGCTGCGACTATCAGCACGAAATTGAAGGCTCTCAGCAAGGAGCAGCAACGCGAGTTTTTCTCGCTCGCAAACACTCAAAGGGCTCAATTCGGCGTTTTTCTTGGGATTGCAGCCACCAATGCGATGCTCATCGATTTTGAAACAACTGAATATGGAATTTTTCCCAAGGTTTCCCGTTTCAATCACGGATGCCGGCCTAACTCTATGAGGTCATACCATCCTGTGCTCGACCAAGCCGTTGTCCACGTCGTAAAAGATGTCTCTGAAGGGGAAGAGATCACCGTGAGCTACGTCGAGCCGGGCCTTGCATTTTACCTTCGGCAGGAACAGTTGAAGGAGAAGTTCGGTTTCATTTGTGGCTGTAACTTGTGTTTGATGCCTGAGAACGAACGACGACTGAGCGACATGAGGCTCACTACCATCATGTTGCTCTTTAACTCGATCCGAGATGACTCGGTCATTCTGGACCAGCCCTTGGCATCGCTCCACAACACGCATACCGCAATGCTCCTCCAAAAGGAGGAGGGCATTTTGGAGGTCCTTGCCGCAACATTTTATTACGACGCTGTAATGATCACGATGGCACACGGCGATCATGCGCGAACCCGAGTTTTCGCAGAAATGGCGAAGGAAGCAGCAATAGCTTCGTACGGGGTTGACCACCCTATCACAATGGGAACACAGGCTCTTGCTGATGATCCAGTCGGTTTCGGGATTCAAGTCAAGTCGACGATGTGGAAGCATTCGGTAGATGAGATCCCTGTGGAATTAGACGATGAGGCTTTTAATAGCTGGCTGTGGAAGTTAGAGGAATGA